The following proteins are co-located in the Motilibacter rhizosphaerae genome:
- a CDS encoding LLM class F420-dependent oxidoreductase: MDLALHVPDFTPYGDPAGLAEGLTATARAAEDAGFVTLTLMDHWFQMEAMAPATDPMLDGYTALGFLAGRTERLQLGLLVTGVTYRHPGLLAKTVATLDVLSGGRALLGIGAAWYDREHRGLGVPFPPVAERFERLEEALQICKQMWSDDDGAYEGRHYQLAETLCVPQPLQPGGPPVLIGGMGERKTLRLVAQYADACNLFDAGLDVLRDKLAVLDQHCADVGRDPATVQRTVVAAGDPLADVDEFVARMQSYAELGISKAWVSRRGPGPAIPGWVEQVGEQVLPRLREL, translated from the coding sequence GTGGACCTCGCCCTGCACGTCCCCGACTTCACGCCGTACGGCGACCCCGCCGGCCTCGCCGAGGGGCTCACGGCCACCGCGCGCGCGGCGGAGGACGCAGGCTTCGTGACGCTGACGCTGATGGACCACTGGTTCCAGATGGAGGCGATGGCGCCGGCGACCGACCCCATGCTCGACGGCTACACCGCCCTCGGCTTCCTCGCCGGACGCACCGAGCGGCTGCAGCTGGGGCTGCTCGTCACCGGTGTGACCTACCGGCACCCGGGGCTGCTCGCCAAGACGGTCGCCACGCTGGACGTGCTCTCCGGCGGCCGCGCGCTGCTCGGCATCGGCGCCGCGTGGTACGACCGCGAGCACCGCGGCCTCGGCGTGCCGTTCCCGCCGGTCGCCGAGCGCTTCGAGCGGCTCGAGGAGGCGCTGCAGATCTGCAAGCAGATGTGGAGCGACGACGACGGGGCCTACGAGGGCAGGCACTACCAGCTCGCCGAGACGCTCTGCGTGCCCCAGCCGCTGCAGCCCGGTGGGCCGCCCGTCCTCATCGGCGGGATGGGCGAGCGGAAGACCCTGCGCCTCGTCGCGCAGTACGCCGACGCCTGCAACCTGTTCGACGCCGGCCTCGACGTGCTGCGCGACAAGCTCGCCGTGCTGGACCAGCACTGCGCCGACGTCGGCCGCGACCCCGCGACCGTGCAGCGCACCGTCGTGGCGGCCGGCGACCCCCTCGCGGACGTCGACGAGTTTGTGGCGCGGATGCAGAGCTACGCCGAGCTCGGCATCAGCAAGGCGTGGGTGTCGCGCCGCGGCCCCGGCCCGGCGATCCCCGGGTGGGTCGAGCAGGTCGGCGAGCAGGTGCTGCCGCGGCTGCGCGAGCTGTAG
- a CDS encoding transporter substrate-binding domain-containing protein: protein MPSPARTPLGLAAAAALAATVLSGCGSSTRAQDAASSTSAGGSTAAAGTTSVLVGGNAGSLHASTPVTLSIAVDQAARAELPADVVKRGTLVIGEGALPTGFPPLAFVGDDKRTLTGAEPDLGRLVAATLGLKPVITNATWDNLFVGIDSGKTDVGFSNITDTEKRKEKYDFASYRQDNLGFQVLASSTWQFAGDYHNLAGLTVAVGSGTNQEKILLEWQSKVKAEGKKLNGKFYTDDSTIALALRSKQVDAYLGPNPSIAYANQQSRGTASATRTAGTYSGAGASLQGLIAATTKKGDGLNKPVADAINTLIANGTYAKWLAAWNLSNEAVKTAEINPPGLPITNS, encoded by the coding sequence ATGCCATCGCCCGCCCGCACTCCTCTAGGCCTCGCTGCCGCCGCCGCCCTCGCCGCGACCGTGCTCAGCGGCTGCGGGTCGTCGACCAGGGCGCAGGACGCCGCGAGCAGCACCAGCGCCGGGGGCTCCACCGCGGCCGCGGGCACCACGTCCGTCCTCGTCGGCGGCAACGCGGGCTCGCTGCACGCCTCCACCCCGGTCACGCTCAGCATCGCGGTGGACCAGGCCGCGCGGGCCGAGCTGCCCGCCGACGTCGTCAAGCGCGGCACCCTCGTCATCGGCGAGGGCGCGCTGCCGACGGGGTTCCCGCCCCTCGCGTTCGTCGGCGACGACAAGCGCACGCTGACCGGCGCCGAGCCCGACCTCGGCCGGCTCGTCGCGGCGACCCTCGGCCTCAAGCCCGTCATCACGAACGCCACGTGGGACAACCTGTTCGTCGGCATCGACAGCGGCAAGACCGACGTGGGCTTCTCGAACATCACCGATACCGAGAAGCGCAAGGAGAAGTACGACTTCGCGAGCTACCGGCAGGACAACCTCGGCTTCCAGGTGCTGGCCTCCAGCACCTGGCAGTTCGCCGGTGACTACCACAACCTCGCCGGGCTCACTGTCGCCGTCGGCAGCGGCACCAACCAGGAGAAGATCCTGCTGGAGTGGCAGTCCAAGGTGAAGGCCGAGGGCAAGAAGCTCAACGGCAAGTTCTACACCGACGACAGCACGATCGCCCTGGCCCTGCGCTCGAAGCAGGTCGACGCCTACCTCGGCCCGAACCCGAGCATCGCGTACGCCAACCAGCAGTCGCGGGGCACCGCGAGCGCGACGCGCACGGCGGGCACGTACTCGGGCGCCGGCGCGAGTCTCCAGGGCCTCATCGCCGCCACGACCAAGAAGGGCGACGGACTCAACAAGCCGGTGGCCGACGCGATCAACACGCTCATCGCGAACGGCACCTACGCCAAGTGGCTGGCGGCGTGGAACCTCAGCAACGAGGCGGTCAAGACCGCCGAGATCAACCCGCCCGGCCTGCCCATCACCAACAGCTGA
- a CDS encoding amino acid ABC transporter ATP-binding protein yields MTALQAEPRLGSALQVRGAHKSYGSVPVLQGIDLDVPHGQVVAVIGPSGSGKSTLLRTINGLERLDEGWVSVGGELIGVRREGDRLRELTERALLRQRARIGFVFQSFNLFPHLTVLDNVVEAPVSAQRRKRAEVEPEALELLAQVGLADRAGAYPRQLSGGQQQRVAIARALALRPELILFDEPTSALDPELVSEVLAVIAGLARSGTTLVIVTHEIAFARETADVVVFLDEGRVVEQGPPACVLDDPQHPRTREFLSKVL; encoded by the coding sequence ATGACCGCGCTGCAGGCCGAGCCGAGGCTTGGCAGCGCGCTGCAGGTGCGCGGCGCCCACAAGTCCTACGGCTCCGTGCCCGTCCTCCAGGGGATCGACCTCGACGTGCCGCACGGCCAGGTCGTCGCCGTCATCGGGCCGTCGGGGTCGGGGAAGTCCACGCTGCTGCGCACGATCAACGGCCTCGAGCGCCTCGACGAGGGCTGGGTCAGCGTCGGCGGCGAGCTCATCGGCGTGCGCCGCGAGGGCGACCGGCTGCGCGAGCTGACGGAGCGCGCGCTGCTGCGCCAGCGGGCCCGTATCGGCTTCGTCTTCCAGAGCTTCAACCTCTTCCCGCACCTCACGGTGCTGGACAACGTGGTCGAGGCGCCGGTGTCCGCGCAGCGGCGCAAGCGCGCCGAGGTCGAGCCCGAGGCGCTCGAGCTGCTCGCCCAGGTCGGGCTGGCGGACCGGGCCGGCGCGTACCCGCGCCAGCTGTCGGGCGGTCAGCAGCAGCGCGTCGCGATCGCGCGGGCGCTCGCCCTGCGTCCCGAGCTGATCCTCTTCGACGAGCCGACCAGCGCGCTCGACCCCGAGCTCGTCAGCGAGGTGCTCGCCGTCATCGCCGGGCTGGCCCGCTCCGGCACCACGCTCGTCATCGTCACGCACGAGATCGCCTTCGCCCGGGAGACGGCCGATGTGGTCGTCTTCCTCGACGAGGGGCGCGTCGTCGAGCAGGGCCCGCCCGCGTGCGTCCTCGACGACCCCCAGCACCCGCGTACCCGCGAGTTCCTCTCCAAGGTCCTTTAG
- a CDS encoding response regulator → MARVLVVEDDPDVRFLLAAQLRRADHEARCVASGEEAVALLASGPAPEVAIVDVGLPGADGFSVLDSLARAGLRAERVVMVTASPAVQLADRVRAQGARYLAKPYAAVDLLQVVAQALAQTQALG, encoded by the coding sequence ATGGCGCGGGTGCTCGTCGTCGAGGACGACCCGGACGTGCGCTTCCTTCTGGCCGCCCAGCTGCGCCGCGCGGACCACGAGGCGCGCTGCGTCGCGAGCGGCGAGGAGGCCGTCGCGCTGCTCGCGAGCGGGCCCGCCCCTGAGGTCGCGATCGTCGACGTCGGGCTTCCGGGCGCCGACGGGTTCAGCGTCCTGGACTCGCTCGCGCGGGCCGGGCTCCGCGCCGAGCGGGTCGTCATGGTGACGGCCTCGCCCGCGGTGCAGCTGGCGGACCGCGTGCGGGCGCAGGGCGCGCGCTACCTCGCCAAGCCGTACGCCGCGGTCGACCTGCTCCAGGTCGTCGCCCAGGCCCTGGCCCAGACGCAGGCCCTCGGCTAG
- a CDS encoding LLM class flavin-dependent oxidoreductase: MSQLHLAVGLEGAGWHPAAWRDPAAAPHDLLSAAYWTELVAVAERGLLDLVTIEDGLALQSERDDAPDGRTDRVRGRLDAVLTAARVAPTTRHIGLVPSATVTHTEPFHLSKAVATLDYVSTGRAGLRVQASLRPFEARHFGRREVSFVPRQGVDIAGDPLVVDLLGEVVDYVEVLRRLWDSWEDDAEIRDVATGRFVDIEKLHYIDFEGKHFSVRGPSITPRPPQGQPLVVALAHGPAAYAVAGRAADVAIVTPHSLEEARAAVEGVAAERSAAARTDGPGHVLGDLAVVLGATTAEAQDRLARLDELAGEPWSTDVDVIAGTPTELADRLQDWASAGLDGYRLRPAVLATDLAHITTGLVPELQRRGAFRTAYTASTLRGHFGLPRPANRYAAV; encoded by the coding sequence ATGAGCCAGCTCCACCTCGCCGTCGGCCTCGAGGGCGCCGGCTGGCACCCCGCGGCCTGGCGCGACCCGGCCGCCGCGCCACACGACCTGCTGTCGGCGGCGTACTGGACCGAGCTGGTCGCGGTGGCCGAGCGCGGGCTGCTCGACCTCGTCACGATCGAGGACGGGCTGGCCCTGCAGTCCGAGCGCGACGACGCGCCGGACGGCCGCACCGACCGGGTCCGCGGCCGGCTCGACGCCGTGCTGACCGCCGCACGCGTGGCGCCGACCACGCGGCACATCGGCCTCGTGCCGAGCGCCACCGTCACGCACACCGAGCCCTTCCACCTGAGCAAGGCCGTCGCCACGCTCGACTACGTCAGCACCGGTCGCGCGGGCCTGCGCGTGCAGGCCTCCCTGCGGCCCTTCGAGGCCCGCCACTTCGGGCGTCGCGAGGTCTCCTTCGTGCCGCGCCAGGGCGTCGACATCGCGGGCGATCCGCTCGTGGTCGACCTGCTCGGCGAGGTGGTCGACTACGTCGAGGTCCTGCGCCGGCTCTGGGACAGCTGGGAGGACGACGCGGAGATCCGCGACGTCGCGACCGGGCGCTTCGTCGACATCGAGAAGCTGCACTACATCGACTTCGAGGGCAAGCACTTCAGCGTCCGTGGCCCCTCGATCACGCCGCGCCCGCCGCAGGGCCAGCCGCTGGTCGTCGCGCTCGCGCACGGCCCCGCCGCGTACGCCGTGGCAGGGCGGGCGGCCGACGTGGCCATCGTGACGCCGCACAGCCTCGAGGAGGCGCGCGCCGCCGTCGAGGGCGTGGCGGCCGAGCGGTCGGCCGCGGCGCGTACCGACGGCCCGGGGCACGTCCTCGGCGACCTCGCCGTGGTGCTCGGCGCCACGACCGCCGAGGCGCAGGACCGCCTGGCACGCTTGGACGAGCTCGCCGGGGAGCCGTGGTCGACCGACGTCGACGTCATCGCCGGGACGCCCACCGAGTTGGCGGACCGCCTGCAGGACTGGGCCTCCGCCGGGCTCGACGGCTACCGGCTGCGTCCCGCCGTGCTCGCGACCGACCTCGCGCACATCACGACGGGGCTGGTCCCCGAGCTGCAGCGGCGGGGGGCCTTCCGCACGGCCTACACCGCCAGCACCCTGCGCGGTCACTTCGGGCTCCCGCGGCCCGCCAACCGCTACGCCGCCGTCTGA
- a CDS encoding HNH endonuclease signature motif containing protein, whose amino-acid sequence MAGPMLLSLVQQLSRDEGLLRSWALAGEPAPGVAGSKEGRPEVVVLADARLALVQACARVEAVAAAVKAELVASAYGQIATATAETVPGAARGGGAKVSARAEMALALRMTERGAAAMVDGALLLTSRHPGTRWLLAEGHLSPAHARVVVDEASVLADEFIPALEAAVLRRAPERTVSELRRDVRRAVAKLDPRGAVERHADAVQQRAVRITPLPDGMAEIRALLTADEAQVVSSALDRIARDLPTADGGFAARAGSRADALVAVCSVLLDPSADGDFVPALTRTAAPVAVQVQISAATLLGLAEDPAHLVGHGPIPADLGRLLASDGTWQLAITDPDGKLLDLHRLRYQPTAAQRAHVTALWLHCGHPTCSVPAARCDVDHTVPFNREDPDDPGGGHTTCRNLCPRCRLHHNLKTWWGWTTTPLPDGTIAHRTPLGRMYEARPEPQPCAA is encoded by the coding sequence GTGGCTGGTCCGATGCTGCTGTCGCTGGTGCAGCAGCTGAGTCGCGACGAGGGCCTGCTGCGGTCGTGGGCGCTGGCGGGGGAACCGGCCCCCGGTGTGGCCGGGTCGAAGGAGGGCCGCCCGGAGGTCGTGGTCCTCGCCGACGCGCGGTTGGCGCTGGTGCAGGCGTGCGCGCGGGTAGAGGCTGTGGCGGCGGCGGTGAAGGCGGAGCTGGTCGCCTCGGCCTACGGGCAGATCGCGACGGCGACCGCGGAGACGGTGCCGGGTGCGGCTCGGGGTGGTGGGGCGAAGGTGTCGGCGCGGGCGGAGATGGCGCTCGCGCTGCGGATGACCGAGCGCGGTGCCGCCGCGATGGTCGACGGTGCGCTGCTGCTCACGTCGCGTCATCCGGGGACGCGGTGGCTGCTCGCCGAGGGCCACCTGTCACCTGCCCACGCCCGGGTGGTGGTCGACGAGGCGTCCGTGCTGGCCGACGAGTTCATCCCGGCGCTGGAGGCGGCGGTGCTGCGCCGCGCGCCGGAGCGGACGGTCAGCGAGCTGCGCCGCGACGTCCGTCGCGCGGTGGCGAAGCTCGACCCGCGCGGGGCGGTGGAGCGGCACGCCGACGCCGTCCAGCAGCGGGCCGTCCGGATCACCCCGCTGCCCGATGGGATGGCCGAGATCCGCGCGCTGCTCACCGCCGACGAAGCGCAGGTCGTGTCCAGCGCGCTCGACCGGATCGCCCGAGACCTGCCCACCGCTGACGGCGGGTTCGCCGCTCGAGCCGGCTCACGCGCCGACGCGCTCGTCGCGGTGTGCTCCGTGCTGCTCGACCCGAGCGCAGACGGCGACTTCGTCCCGGCGCTGACGAGGACGGCCGCACCGGTCGCCGTGCAGGTGCAGATCTCCGCCGCCACCCTCCTCGGCCTCGCCGAGGACCCCGCCCACCTCGTGGGCCACGGCCCGATCCCCGCCGACCTCGGCCGCCTCCTCGCCAGCGACGGGACCTGGCAGCTCGCCATCACCGACCCCGACGGCAAGCTCCTCGACCTCCACCGCCTCCGCTACCAGCCCACCGCCGCCCAACGGGCTCACGTGACCGCGCTGTGGCTGCACTGCGGACACCCCACCTGCTCCGTACCCGCGGCCCGCTGCGACGTCGACCACACGGTCCCGTTCAACCGCGAGGACCCCGACGACCCGGGCGGCGGGCACACCACCTGCCGCAACCTCTGCCCCAGATGCCGGCTCCACCACAACCTCAAGACCTGGTGGGGCTGGACCACCACACCACTCCCCGACGGCACCATCGCCCACCGCACACCCCTCGGCCGGATGTACGAAGCACGACCAGAACCCCAACCCTGCGCCGCCTGA
- a CDS encoding amino acid ABC transporter permease encodes MSATQTPETGTAPPVPAPLPKAAEQGAAHGSDPTDGLLPGRPLPARRPGRWAATAVTLVVVAQLVHGLVTNRAFQWTVVGDWFVDPVVLDGLRITLEVTALSAVLGGALGVLLALARLSGVPLLQGASWVYVWIFRSVPMLVLLLLVFNFNALYSRLQVGVPFGPGFAHVDTLTLLGSPLVIAVVGFTLNEAAYAAELVRGGILSVDQGQLEAASALGLPKHRQYTRIVLPQALRAIVPTYVNQIIGLVKGTSLVYYVSLLDLFGQVQTQNSRVPQDIIPLYLVATIWYVVLTSALGVVQYYVERRYARGHVRSLPPTPLQRLRARVASLRPQQVAA; translated from the coding sequence ATGAGCGCCACGCAGACGCCCGAGACCGGCACTGCGCCACCGGTCCCGGCCCCGCTCCCGAAGGCAGCCGAGCAGGGCGCCGCCCACGGCAGCGACCCCACCGACGGGCTCCTCCCCGGCCGCCCGCTGCCCGCGCGCCGCCCCGGCCGCTGGGCCGCGACCGCGGTGACGCTGGTGGTGGTGGCGCAGCTGGTGCACGGCCTCGTCACCAACCGCGCCTTCCAGTGGACGGTCGTCGGCGACTGGTTCGTCGACCCCGTCGTGCTCGACGGTCTGCGGATCACCCTCGAGGTGACCGCCCTGAGCGCGGTCCTCGGGGGCGCGCTCGGCGTGCTGCTGGCCCTCGCCCGGCTCTCGGGCGTACCGCTGCTGCAGGGCGCGTCGTGGGTCTACGTGTGGATCTTCCGCTCGGTGCCGATGCTCGTGCTGCTGCTCCTCGTCTTCAACTTCAACGCGCTCTACAGCCGGTTGCAGGTCGGCGTGCCGTTCGGGCCCGGCTTCGCGCACGTCGACACGCTGACGCTGCTCGGCAGCCCGCTGGTGATCGCGGTGGTGGGCTTCACGCTCAACGAGGCGGCGTACGCGGCGGAGCTCGTCCGCGGCGGCATCCTCTCGGTCGACCAGGGCCAGCTCGAGGCGGCCAGCGCGCTCGGACTGCCGAAGCACCGGCAGTACACCCGGATCGTGCTGCCGCAGGCGCTGCGCGCGATCGTCCCGACCTACGTCAACCAGATCATCGGGCTCGTCAAGGGCACCTCGCTGGTCTACTACGTCTCGCTGCTCGACCTCTTCGGCCAGGTGCAGACGCAGAACTCCCGCGTGCCGCAGGACATCATCCCGCTCTACCTCGTCGCGACGATCTGGTACGTCGTGCTCACCAGCGCCCTCGGCGTCGTGCAGTACTACGTCGAGCGCAGGTACGCCCGCGGCCACGTCCGCTCGCTGCCGCCCACACCGCTGCAGCGGCTGCGGGCGCGCGTCGCCTCGCTGCGCCCGCAGCAGGTAGCGGCATGA
- a CDS encoding AfsR/SARP family transcriptional regulator, with the protein MLWPESMEDKAGASLRSTLWRLPRPRGLPLITVTPTHVGLAGGTSVDLWAAEDSITSLSVEGTECDVRLLDRDVLPDWGEDWVLLERERHRQRRLHALEALCRRSSAQGQHDSALTAGLAAVAGEPLRGSAHRAVIEAHLAEGNPGKALRQYDLYRRLVRSELGLAPLPAIRRLVADLLGRPAERRPR; encoded by the coding sequence GTGCTGTGGCCGGAGAGCATGGAGGACAAGGCGGGGGCCAGCCTGCGCTCGACGCTGTGGCGGCTGCCGCGCCCGCGCGGGCTCCCGCTCATCACGGTCACCCCGACCCACGTGGGGCTGGCGGGCGGGACGAGCGTGGACCTCTGGGCGGCGGAGGACAGCATCACGAGCCTGTCGGTCGAGGGCACCGAGTGCGACGTCCGGCTGCTCGACCGCGACGTGCTGCCCGACTGGGGCGAGGACTGGGTGCTGCTCGAGCGGGAGCGGCACCGCCAGCGGAGGCTGCACGCGCTCGAGGCGCTCTGCCGGCGCTCCAGCGCCCAAGGACAGCACGACAGCGCCCTCACCGCGGGGCTCGCTGCCGTCGCAGGCGAGCCGCTGCGGGGGAGCGCGCACCGCGCGGTGATCGAGGCGCACCTGGCCGAGGGCAACCCGGGAAAGGCGCTGCGGCAGTACGACCTCTACCGCAGGCTCGTCCGCAGCGAGCTCGGGCTCGCGCCCCTGCCGGCGATCCGCCGGCTGGTCGCGGACCTGCTGGGCAGGCCCGCCGAGCGGAGGCCGCGATGA
- a CDS encoding glutathione S-transferase C-terminal domain-containing protein has translation MSMATCASPVDVGEHGTYAVHRDPGDTRPVYRFTDRITADGASGYPAVGGRYHVYAGWFCPWSQRVTLELALNGLAEVVSVSFVDDERDGRGWAFRETHGPDPVNGFALLREAYDRTEPGFDGLVSVPTLWDRVTGRVVSNDFRLLGIDLATQFGATAGTYPEHLRDEIEALDAQLGPDVNQGISVAGGDGPGAPQARERLLARFAELEERLSGSRFLLGDQLTEADVRLWVSVVRYDAEHNVGGRIGPALPHWPALWRWGRELYALPAFRSTTRFASFTGPGAVQLEWEGER, from the coding sequence ATGAGCATGGCGACCTGCGCCAGCCCCGTGGACGTGGGGGAGCACGGCACCTACGCGGTGCACCGCGACCCCGGAGACACGCGCCCGGTGTACCGCTTCACCGACCGCATCACGGCGGACGGGGCGAGCGGCTACCCCGCCGTCGGTGGGCGCTACCACGTCTACGCCGGCTGGTTCTGCCCGTGGTCCCAGCGGGTCACGCTGGAGCTGGCGCTCAACGGTCTGGCCGAGGTCGTCTCCGTGTCCTTCGTCGACGACGAGCGCGACGGCCGCGGCTGGGCGTTCCGCGAGACGCACGGGCCGGACCCTGTCAACGGCTTCGCCCTGCTGCGCGAGGCGTACGACCGCACCGAGCCGGGCTTCGACGGGCTCGTCTCCGTCCCGACGCTGTGGGACCGCGTCACCGGCCGCGTGGTGAGCAACGACTTCCGCCTGCTCGGCATCGACCTCGCCACGCAGTTCGGCGCGACGGCTGGCACCTACCCCGAGCACCTGCGCGACGAGATCGAGGCGCTGGACGCGCAGCTGGGCCCCGACGTCAACCAGGGCATCAGCGTGGCAGGGGGCGACGGCCCGGGCGCCCCGCAGGCGCGGGAGCGCCTGCTCGCGCGCTTCGCCGAGCTCGAGGAGCGCCTGTCCGGCAGCAGGTTCCTGCTCGGCGACCAGCTCACCGAGGCCGATGTCCGGCTGTGGGTCTCCGTGGTCCGCTACGACGCCGAGCACAACGTGGGCGGCCGCATCGGCCCGGCGCTGCCGCACTGGCCCGCCCTCTGGCGCTGGGGGCGCGAGCTGTACGCGCTCCCCGCCTTCCGCTCCACCACCCGCTTCGCCTCGTTCACCGGGCCCGGTGCGGTCCAGCTCGAGTGGGAGGGCGAGCGATGA